The following is a genomic window from Brachionichthys hirsutus isolate HB-005 chromosome 10, CSIRO-AGI_Bhir_v1, whole genome shotgun sequence.
ctgtagaTGCATTTCAGTCGTAAGTGAACTGCAGTGTAGAAGTACAGTTTACATTTGCACAAATGTTCAAGACTTATGTTTTCCTTTTACAGTACAAAAAAGTTCTACGACAATATGACgataaaacacaatcaaaaaCCTCATACAGATTACAAAACAAATTATATACGTCCCTGAAATATTCAAATCAGACGCCGTTTATGACCCAGACTCAGATtaaaagtcacatttaaaaGAAGAATAAATACCTGGTGTCGATGAGAGCAGCGTCTGTACCCCGAGCGCTGCTGGTCTGCTGTGCTCTGTCCATGGATCGGCTGGAAATGACACAAAACTCCTTCATTCAGCCTTTTTGTTCACACAGACAAGCTGTTTGATGTTTcatctgacatcatcatcatcatcgtcctcaTCTCTtagccctcccccccctctcctccacccttGAGGCCATTTCGACAAAAGCACTACTCCTCAAAAGAAAAAGCCAGCTTCATCCCATCTCAATTTAACTCTGCCCTAAAGCGCTACAAGGGACCAAAGGTTTGCTTTGTGCAATCAGTTAATGAGTTAATTACATCAACCAAGCAGCTTTAAGTTCTGATTGAAGTATTATCATTAACCTGAAAACTCTGAGGTCGAATCGTTCACCGTGCACCATGTGACCAGAAGCACGCCATTTCATCAGGATAGATGactgaaagcattttttttatttttgaagagCTCCGGTGTGGTTTGCTCAAAGAGCTTTCAGCCCGCGTCTGaggtctttttttgttgttgttgctgccgCCGACAGTGTGggaggattattatttttttttttacatgactcTCAACCTTCTTGTCTTTTCATACCTTTAATCTTGTCTGGTGGTGCGTTTAAGGGCAGGGGTTCCCTCTGCCTGCCGTCTGATGGCTGAGTGACAGGAGTGGGCAGGTGTAGAAGGCTGGAGAGCTACATGTGCCCTCAGCTCACCAGCCGGCTCTGTGTCAGGTGCTGAACTGTAGAGTGTGATTCATATTCTGAATTGTTCAGGCTTACAGAGCTGCATGTCTCTGACTTGAttgaaaaaatatttgatgGTGAGATTATGTATTGGTCAGATCATCCAGCGCTAAACTAAAgcctttaaaatgtattaagtaataatgataataattagaCACATCAGTCTGCCATAACTCGGACTAATAATTGCTGGTAACATGGGCTTCCTGAAATAATGAGGGATACTCGGGCTCATATAATTTAAAGTTTGTACAGGAATAAGACGCCTCCTGTTGAGGCtgtgcatattttatttatttatgtgtgtcaTATAATCAGTTTGGAAagaaaaattatatttaaaaaaaatgactcaAACAATGACATTTTGACCACTGACCCATTTTTACTGAAAAGAACAGTTCTTAAAAGTATAACatcaaaacacatttaacaaaATGTCAAGTTCTTATTATTCATTTTTCTCCGCACATGAAAGACGACTCAGCATCTTGGTCAGTATGTCTATGAGGTTGTCCAGACCCCACAGGTAGCCGTCTTCTCTGTTGCCTTCAACCCAAGGTGAGCGGTGATCCACGGTGAGATGGGAGGGCAGTGCCATCGTCTTCCCAAAGTCAATCATCCAAACGCCTGTCCTGCCTGTCCAGTCGTGTACAAACAGCAAGGAACTGCCCACGACCTGCGGGAATACAGCTGTTAGGACATTCGGGAAACATCTTCTCCGATGTTCGACGAAGCCGTATCACATCTAACCTCGTGTGCTCTGAAGAAATCCGACATCTCCAAGACCTGCCTCAATTGTTTCAAGCGTCTCAGGTAGCCCCgctgaggaggggggaggacagAAGGTTACGAGAGTGGAAAGAAAAGGCAATCTGCACCGTCAGCGGAAAAATCACTCTCACCACAATGTGTGGATTGGATTCAACAAAGCCCTCAAGTGCTGCCATCACTTGATCTCTGCTTTTGGTCCTTTTGAAGTTTGTGTGACATTCTTCGTTTGCCCTCTGCTCAGACAACATTCGGATCATTATGAGGCACAATTGGCAGCTATCATGAGCCAGTGAAAGCAGGCGTCTATTCCTGATGAATCAATGAAGCCTACCCTGAATCCCTCGATCCGGAATCCCAGCGTTGTCGTGGAGCTCAGCGACTCCCTCCACCGCATGTACCTGCTTTTTAGCACTGCCTGCTGGTCTCTTTCCTGGGCAGTTGGGGCCTCTGGTTCCACGGCCACCATCTTCTCATACATGTCTTTACGAGGCCGGGGCCGTTCTTGGGCCAAGAGCAGCTCTTCAAGGTACGTGCTGcgaggaacaaaacaaaaacctgatTACCTTAAATGTGCCTGAAccaaaatgaatttacctgCTCTGAATGACAAACGCGACCCCGTTTAATCTTACCGACTGCCCATCTTGCAGTCCATGATGGCGGGTGAGTTGAAATTGGTGAGTAAATTATCCATCACGTTGTAATCCTGTTCGTCCTGCTGCACCACACCATGGTAGGCTGGAACGAAGGGCCTCAGAGTGTCCTCCATCAGCCTGAGGTAACACTGTCGCTCCTCCTCGCAGAACCTCTTCAGCAGCGTACCGCAGTCCCCGACACGGAAGGTCCCTTTGAAGCATTGCCATTATTGTaggcataaaaaaagaaaataggccTCATTTTATTCAGAAAATGCAAGACATGCGAGCCAAACCTGCATGTCCGACCACTTGGAGCCACTCTTGGGGTTTTGTGGGAGTCATGGCAAGCAGAGATGAAGTCCCACAACTTTTGTGATTCTTCCATGCAGATTTCTGCACCAGGTGACAAAGAAACTCTGATCAATTATAATTGAGTACAAATACattatgccttttttttttttaccaacaagCAGCCGGGGGGACCTCAGACTTCAAACCTTAGTCCTTCCACTTTTTTGCCTGATGACTGAACgatgtctccatggaaaccaccCTTAATCAAGCCTGAGCGAAGACTTCCAGAGAACGGGGTCAACCCTGGTCATATGCAACCAGTTAATCAATGATTTACATGAAAGCAATTGTTTTCTACTGAAAACTTTATTAACCACCAAACCTATTTTGTACTGACTCCAATCTAGATCCGATACGGATGAAATTAGGTGCGGAGTTAGAggttcccaccctacatgactgtgtcacattccataaacatcggtcaataatcaaccgagatattcaAGAACAAATGTTCAAGATCAATTGCTTCCaatgttacagaacatttcaaactgctccataatccaggatctcttccggatcatcaccaaaatgtaatgaatTGTTCCTGATACCGTTCCCAATAtgtcctgaatatttcatcccGATCCATCcggaacgttttgagttatcttaccTTGAACCTTGCAGTTCAAGGCAAGTAAAGTACCGTTCTCCTAGTGCCCTGTAGGGGGCAGTGTTACGAGTGAGAAACCTCGATCTTCCGATTAATATCCGACCGAAGTAGAAGCAACAGAAGCTAAGCGAAGAAGAATTTGACAGTTCCCGGTTGATGAGCCGCCCCAGCCGCCGTAGTTCTAGCGTTTGACCTGATTTATACCAACAGTGAAGCGGCTAGCTGAGCTATTGTCTGTTGGGTCACCAAGCTAACAGCGCGATGTCTTCCTTCCCGGAAAGCTTTGCGCTGAGTCGCTGACAGCGCTACATTAGTAGGAATATTACAGCATCCCGAGGTAACCTTATATTACAAATATCGTTTCAGGTAATATTAGTATATTTATGCCGTTCTCCAGTTCTGCTAGCTGGTTTATGAGCTGCCAGTGATGTTAATTAACTTTCGTAATGTAATGATAAATGTCGCTGCTAGCTAACCGTAGCTAGCGCTAGTTAGACTTCACCAGAATCATCTTTATAATGGTCGGGGACCACTGTGTTTGTTTAGCGGCAGTGTTTATTTAAGAAGCCGTGTGTTAGCTCTTGTTTCCGGTGCCTGAACCTTAACTGCATTGCTGCCATCGAACCGAACCGGCGGatagttttctttttgttacCCACTACCGTCTGTAACGTTATCGGTGCGCGACATGCAAGGATCGGGTCAGTCCGGTCGCTTTCACTCGCTACAGGCGAAACCGGTTTACATCGGTGTAGCTCAGCGAAGCTAAAAGACGCAGTTAACGGACTTACCTCTTAAAACGCGACTTAAGACATTTTCCGAGACTCCGAGCGACGTTTTGACCAACCAACCATAACTTTCCCCCAATAAAAATCCGATGACACCTTCCAGGATTAAAGCGGCTCGCTGGCGCCCCTCCTGGTGAAAACGGCACAAGACAGCCAGAAATGATACCGGGGTCATTCCTGGCTGATCTTTGtggaaaaaataatgaattgttCGTGTTTTTAACATTGTATCAGTTAAATGACATACTGAACCTTCAGGTACTTGTATTGGTAGAGCTCAAgcacttaataataataatcatagtAATTAGTATGGGTGGTTTATTCAGAAATGAACTGGGAATTGTTGTTTTAATAtatccatttatatatatttataataaagagattttaacttgaactacacaataataaagacatatttgtacttatttataataatattgcaaatgtttctcattgaaactgtaaatttgcTTTGGGGACATCATAAGATGGCATGTATGTGCCTAAAAaggtcattaaaataaaaattaaaaaatgtattgcGTGCATTATTAGTCTTGAGGAAAGAGTCTTAATACCTGCCAGTTTGTTCCTGATATTTGAATATTCGATCCACAGAAATGGACGAGGGCTCTGAGGTGATGGAGGATATTGTTTTTCGAGGAGTTGAGTTTTCCGTGAAGATTGAAGTGGACCAGGGTACGCTGATGGTGGAAATCTCTGACTCTACGACGGCAGACCAGTGGAGGGCGGACTTCGCTCCAGCATGTACGTTATATATACGTTTATTATAGATCGAGCGTCTCCACGGGTGCAAATAGTCTCGCTgaattgtatgtattttttccCAGACATAGAAGACCTCACCCGTAAAACTGGCAACTTCAAGCAGTTTCCCATTTTCTGTAGCATGTTGGAATCAGCTGTGAGGAAGGTATGCTTTAATATCAGAAGGGGGGACTGCAGAGGGGGCATCGGTGTGAACAGACATATCTGTGAGCTGAGGAAAGACTCTTTCATTTCGGTTCAATGTTTCCACTTGAGAAAATAAATTCCtagctctcctcctcttttcaatGAGGACAGTCCTTGCATGCAGATTGTCTAATCTCAAGGTTATCCTAATAAAGTCtaatttctttctgtttcaaaGATAACTTTAGCTCTTTCTGCAGATGAGCGATTCTGTCACGCTCGACCTTTTGACCTATGCTGACCTGGAGCTGCTACGCAACAGGAAGGCAGGCGTGGTCAGCCGCCCCCGCAGCCACCAGCAATCATCCGCTCTCACTGCCAAACGATATCTAATTCTGATATACACCGTGGAGTTTGACAGGTTTGTGTCTTGCTGGacatcattttattatttttgctcgCTAATGTCCACCAGTGTGAACGTACTTTCTCACTATTTAGTTCGTGCCGGTTGATGAATGCTATTTGCAGGATACACTACCCTTTACCCCTGGCCTACGTGGGCAAGCCTGACCCAGCTGCGCTGCAGAAGGAGGTCAGAGCTCTGAGGGCGGAGCTTAATGCCGTCGCCGCTCACGGAGCTGGCGCGTCGGCAAAACTCGAAGCGCAGCGGCTACGGACCGAGTAAGTTGCATTTCATCCCTGCAGGCTATGCGCGGTATGACGTGACTTTTATATCGCTCTGTTTTCAAGGCTGGCTATAATaaaggaagaaaaggaggcCATGACTAAAGTCCTGGAACAAATGCAGAtcagcggcggcggctccgCGACCAAACCGGACGACTGGAAGGTCAGAGAAGTTGTGAGggcgctggaggagcagctcggGAAGGAGAGGGCCAAAAGTCAGCGTTCAGCCAGCAAGAGATGCCAGGAGCAGCGCCTCCTATTGGAGCAGGTAGGCATCTCTAGAGTAATCCGTGAGGTGTTCTCTGTTACTCGGGTGGTTTTAccactttgttttccttttcctgtctAGTTGGATGAGCTAAGAGCATCAGAGTGTGCTCTCCGCATGCGTGTCAAGAGTCTCACCAGTGAGCTGGCTTTACTACGGAGAGGGTGAGACGAGTGTACTCTCTTTACTTTCTATGTCTCTGTCATTCCCCTACAATGTGGAGTCGACGTCTAAAATCTGGATCTTACCTATTTGGCacgcattgttgttgttgttctgcgtGTGCACAGACGAGTGACCCCCGTGTCGGCTAACATCTCCTCTCGAGTCGACGGAGGGATCTATCGTTCGGTCTCCCGCGAGAGGTCGGGGTACGGGACGGTCCGGGCTCGCTCGGGATCCAGAGAGCGAATGAACGACGGAGGGAAATGgtcagaggaaagaggaagagcgAATTCGTCAGGTCGAAGAGCAGGTTCCTCAGGACCGCGTGCTCGCATACCCAGGCCGTCGCCGTCCCCCACTGGTATCGGCTCCGCCAATGATGCTGGAGGTTGTTTTTTACACATCTTAATTTTGTGGTTAgatctataaataaaatgtgcctGGTGTCTTACAGGGTCACGAGTGCCACGCTTCGACCCCACTTCTTACATCCAGGACAGACAACACAGGCAGAAAGAGGCAGAACTGAAAAAGTACATCTCCAATGTTCGCCCTTTCGTCGCCCAGCGACGCCGGCAACAGTTATTTCATCCCTGTTTCGTGTTGTCAGGCAGAGGAAAGTCCGGAGGGACATGCTGACGTCACCCACTGTCCCCGAGAGAGGTCGCTCACGCTCAAGGGAGGCCTATCCCCCGACGGTCCGGTCCGGAAGCAGAGGCAGGAGTTTATCTGTGGAGCGCAGGGGAAGCAGGAACTCCTCGGGGAGCTCCTTAGTGGATATGGAGGAAATGACCAACACTCTATTCAGGTCGGGATTACTTTGGAGAGGATTTGTAAATGATTTTCTGTGGAGGATAATtgtaacttttttatttttgtggttccagaggaagaaaacatatttacaatggACCCGACACGGtaagtcaaataaaaatgaattctgGTCCATTGCTGCTCGCTATTTGTTATCCCATAGAAGCAGCTGCTAGTCCAGACTGCGACTTAAAAGCCCGTCTCGTATTCCtctttttacctccaccaaggaggtcataCTTTTGCcggcgtccgtctgtctgttagcagggtTACCGGTACAGGAAAACCGCttgatggggggcgggggggggggggggtccgaagagagaga
Proteins encoded in this region:
- the ccdc61 gene encoding centrosomal protein CCDC61 is translated as MDEGSEVMEDIVFRGVEFSVKIEVDQGTLMVEISDSTTADQWRADFAPAYIEDLTRKTGNFKQFPIFCSMLESAVRKMSDSVTLDLLTYADLELLRNRKAGVVSRPRSHQQSSALTAKRYLILIYTVEFDRIHYPLPLAYVGKPDPAALQKEVRALRAELNAVAAHGAGASAKLEAQRLRTELAIIKEEKEAMTKVLEQMQISGGGSATKPDDWKVREVVRALEEQLGKERAKSQRSASKRCQEQRLLLEQLDELRASECALRMRVKSLTSELALLRRGRVTPVSANISSRVDGGIYRSVSRERSGYGTVRARSGSRERMNDGGKWSEERGRANSSGRRAGSSGPRARIPRPSPSPTGSRVPRFDPTSYIQDRQHRQKEAELKKQRKVRRDMLTSPTVPERGRSRSREAYPPTVRSGSRGRSLSVERRGSRNSSGSSLVDMEEMTNTLFRGRKHIYNGPDTSRGGLMIRQQLCSTPSHRTRVKDGSVDTGADLSEIDARLQALQEYMRDLDTGH
- the itpkca gene encoding inositol-trisphosphate 3-kinase C, whose amino-acid sequence is MTPTKPQEWLQVVGHAGTFRVGDCGTLLKRFCEEERQCYLRLMEDTLRPFVPAYHGVVQQDEQDYNVMDNLLTNFNSPAIMDCKMGSRTYLEELLLAQERPRPRKDMYEKMVAVEPEAPTAQERDQQAVLKSRYMRWRESLSSTTTLGFRIEGFRRANEECHTNFKRTKSRDQVMAALEGFVESNPHIVRGYLRRLKQLRQVLEMSDFFRAHEVVGSSLLFVHDWTGRTGVWMIDFGKTMALPSHLTVDHRSPWVEGNREDGYLWGLDNLIDILTKMLSRLSCAEKNE